The Caloenas nicobarica isolate bCalNic1 chromosome 32, bCalNic1.hap1, whole genome shotgun sequence genome includes the window gggcggcgtggggggcggggccacggcgggggggggcggggccacggcGGGGCCGTTCATCCCGGCGGGCCCCACACCCTTGCCGCTTTAACAGTGGGCGTGTCCCGGGCGGTGAGTGTTGCCGCTTTAAGAATGGCCATCGCCACTTTAAGAGTGGTCATTGCCGGTTTAACATTGGGCGTGGCAGCTTTAAATTGGGCGTCACCGCTTTAAGAGTGGGCGTTGCCGCTTTAAGAATGgtcatttctgctttaaatggGTCGTTGCCGCTTTAAGAATGGGCGGCGCCGCTTTACGAGTGGGCGGGTCCCGGGCGGTGGTCGTTGCCCCTTTAAGAGGGCGCGTTGCCGCTTTAAGAACGGGCGTTTCTGCTTTAAATTGGGCGTCGCCGCTTTAAATTGGGCGTCGCCGCTTTAAGCGCGGCCGTGTCCCGGGCGGCGGGCGTTGCCCCTTTAAGAGCGGGCGCGCCGCGGGCGGTGGGCGTGGCCAGCTCCCTCACAAAGACCCGCGCGCGTTCGGGGGCGGAGCCGCAGAGCCGCTTCCGGCGGCCGCCGGTTCCGGTGTCGGCCGGTTCCGGTTCCGGCGCCGGCCCCGCCATGGCGTCCCGCGTGTGCTTCGCGGtgcccgggccgggcggggacGAGGCCGCGGAGCCCCCGGGGCGGCGCCAGGGGAAGGTCACGGTCCGGTACGACCGGCGGGAGCTGCGCAAGCGGCTGCACCTGGAGGAGTGGATCCTGCAGCAGCTCACGGCGCTCTACGACTGCCCGGTACccaccgggacccccaaaaccccacccCGGGGCCCCAATATTGGATCCTCCCCCCCTTCATTTatcccccgggaccccccgggtTCGATACCGGGAccctcaggaccccccaaaccgGCACCGGGACCCAAACCCCCCCCGGGGCCCCAATATTGGATCCTCTCCCCCTTTATTGACCCCCCCGGGTTCGATACCGGGACCCTCAGGACCCCACAAACCAGCACCGGGACCCGAaaccccccccgggaccccccaatATCGGCCCCTCTCTCTATTATtgaccccccgggaccccccgtgTTCGAtaccgggacccccccaaaccagcaCCGGACCCCAACCCCCCCGGGTTCGATATTGggacccccccgacccccccaaaCCGGCACTGGGACCTGAAcccccccccccgggacccccccataTCGGCCCCTCTCTCTATTATtgaccccccgggacccccgtgTTCGATaccaggaccccccaaaccggcactgggaccccaaacccctcccGGGGCCCCAATATTGGTTCCTCCCCCCCTTCATTGACCCCCGGGTTTGAtaccgggacccccccaaacggcactgggaccccaaaccccctccgGGTTTGGTATTGggaccccccgaccccccccaaACGGCACCgggaccccaaccccccccccggGGCCCCAATATCGGTCCCTCCCCCCTTTATTGAccccaccccaggacccccaaacaGCACCGGGACCCCCtggcccccccggcaccccctaATATCGGCTGCTCCCCCCCTTAATTgaccccccccgacccccccaaaCCGGCACCtggaccccctgacccccccgggaccccaatATCAGTCCCTCCCCCCCCTTTATTGAcccccccccagggcccccaaacggcaccgggacccccaaaccccacccgGGTCGGTACCGGGACCCTCCCCTCTTTGGGACCCCCCAAATTCTCCCCTATTGACCCTTTTGCGAGGGGGCGTGGCCACCTCGAGGCCCCTCCCCCAGTGGGCGTGGCCGTGTCTGACCCACCCCCTGCAGGATGGGTGGGGGGGTCCTTATCCCTTCCCATGATCCTTTGCGGGGAGGGGTGACCACACGAAGCCCCTCCCCCGAGTGGGCGTGGCCCTTttagccccgcccccccgcacAACGGAGGGCGTGGTCACACAGGCTCCTCCCCCGAGTGGGCGTGGCCATCTCTGACCCCACCCCCTGCATAGTGGGGGGCGTGGCCACCCCAGGCTCCGCCCCCAGTGGGCGTGGCCCTTTCAGACCCCGCCccctgcaggaggaggagatccCGGAGCTGGAGATCGACGTGGACGAGCTGCTGGACATGGAGAGCGACGGCGCCCGAAGTGCCCGCGTGCAGGTCCCCGAAAcccgggggggaccccgaaacccgggggggacccaaaacccggggggggtccccaaaacccgGGGGCGTTCCCCCAACTCCCCAGCAGGGGGCAGCGATCGGCGGCACCGCAACCATTTCCGGGCATTTCTCCccaattttggggtcccctataatgtggggggggggtcactggAACTTCAACTTACCCTCCGAAGGGGGGTGGTCCCCAAAATCTGGGGGGGGTGTTCCCAAATTCCAGGGGGGTTCCCCAAATCCCAGCAGGGGGCAGCGGTTCTCACCCTATGGATGTTCCATTGGATTTCTGGGGAGTTTTTGCCCAATTTTGGGGTTCCTCAAGTTtctggggggagggggagaagcagTGGGGGAGGGGTCCCTAAAGTGGGGGGAGGGGCTCGGATCTGGGAGGGGTCCCCGAAACTATGGGTGGGGGAGGGGACGTGGTGACAGGGGGGACCCCAaatcggggggggggggggaggggcctgAGGGCCCCCCCAGGTtctgggggtcccagccccccctgaccccccttttcccttcccccccccagGAGATCCTGGTTGACTGTTACAAACCCACCGAGGTGagcgggggaggggcggcgcccggatgcctgggtcccctcccgaactcctgggtccctggggcatgcctgggtcccctcccgaactcctgggtcccctcccgaactcctgggtccccccgcactcctgcattcctggggcactcctgggtccctcccggacgcctgggtcccccctaaccccccttccccccccccaggCGTTCGTCGTCGGGCTCCTGGAGAAGATCCGGGGGCTGCAGAAGCTCAACACCCCCAGAAGAAATgaccccccgcccctccccccccgcccccccctcccccccgagctcagggtgggggaggggccgcccccccccacTTTTGGGGTCTCCCTCCCCCCCGCAATGATAATCAACCTCCCCCCCaccatttggggttttttttggggcCCCCCCCGGGGGttttattgggggggggggggaggaatTTTGGGCCttttttagtggttttttttttttaaaaaaaaaaaaaagtcttgggGTTGTTTTTATATGAATTTAATAAACGGAACTTTGAGAATTTCGGGGGGTTTTGTGTgacgcccccccccccaaaaaaaaaaaaaaaaaaaaaaaaaagggacccaggcgtccgggcacccgaactcctgggtccctcccctccccccgccccatctctggaccccCGGTTGGGGGGGAGGGGCCCGGGGCGCCCCCTACAGCTCCGGCCGCCGCTCGATCTTCAGCAGCTCCACCTCGAAAATCAGCACAGCGCCCCCTGCAGGGCGGGAGGTCACCCCGGCCCCCAGCCCCAGATcgccctttttccccccaaaatttCCACTCTCAACCCCCGAGTCCCCCAGTTTTCACCCCAagtttcccccattttccccccaaatttcccccggttttcccccaaatcttccccatttttccccccaaatccctccttttttcccccaaatttccctatttttccccccaaatccctcacttttcaccccaaaacccccccttatttttccccccaaatttcccccattttccccccaaatcccccccccaTTTTTGCCCGAATTTCCCCCCCATTTTTGCCCAATTCTCCCCATTTTTGCCCCAAACTCAccggggattttgggggggccccgcgctccccgtaccctggggggggggggggggaggggcggtcaggggggggaggggcggcaccaacccctcccccaccccaaacctcCCAAATCCGGGGATTTCACCCCAAATTCCCCTTGGGGGTCCCCGCGGGTTTGGGGCTCACCCAGTTCGGGGGGAACAACCAACTTCCGCTTCTCGCCCTCACACATCCTGCGGCAAAGGGCAAAGGTCACgggccggacgcctgggtcccctcccggacgcctgggtccccctgcaCTCcagggtccctggggcactccgggttccccggacgcctgggtcccctcctgaatgcctgggtcccccgcactcctgggtccccccgcactccggggtccctggggcactccggggtcccctcccgaacgcctgggtcccctcccgaacgcctgggtccccccgcactcctgggtcccctcctgaactcctgggaccccccgaacgcctgggtcccctcccgaacgcctgggtcccctcccgaacgcctgggaccccctgaactcctgggtcccctcccgaacgcctgggtcccctcccggacgcctgggtccctcccaaactcctgggtcccctcccgaacgcctgggtcccctcccgaacgcctgggtcccctcccggacgcctgggtccctcccaaactcctgggtcccctcccgaacgcctgggtccccccgcactccggggtccctggggcactccggggtcccccggacgcctgggtcctcaccccagcagcccctggtCCCAGCCCTTGATCACTTGTCCCGTCCCCAGGGAGAACACGAACGGCTGGTCCCGGCTCAGGCTGCTGTCGAACTGGGAGCCGtcctccagctgcccctgcACCAGTGCGCACCAGTACGGACCGGTTTGAACCCGTACgcaccagtacggaccagtacgaACCGGTTTGAACCCGTACgcaccagtacggaccagtatggaccagtacaCACCGGTATGAACCAGTGCACACAgccagtacagaccagtatgAACCAGCACACACCAGTATTCACCAATACACACCAATATGAACCAGTACacaccagtatggaccagtgcGCACCAGTATGAGCCAGTACAGACCAGTAAGAGCCAGTACacaccagtataaaccagtgcACAGAGCCACTACAGACCAGTATGAACCAGTACacaccagtataaaccagtacagaccagtatgACCCAGTGCACACCAGTATGAGCCAGTACACACCAGTATGACCCAGTGCACACCAGTATGAACCAGTACGAACCAGTACACAGCAGTACGAACCCCTCGCCAGCTCCTCCCCCCAGTACAACCAGTATAACCAGTTCAGTACCGTATATATCATATGTAATAGGTCTCCTCTCCGCACGATTGTCCGTTCTCCTCTCCCAGTTTAACCAGTACAACCAGTACCGCCATTCATTACCGTATATATGGTACGTAACAGGCCTCCTCCCCGCAgttcccccctcctctcccagttTAACCAGTACAACCAGTACAGCCATTCATTACCGTATATACGGTACGTAACAGGCCTCCTCCCCGCAgttccccctcctctcccagtcTAACCAGTTTAACCAGTTCATTACCGTATATATGGTACGTAACAGGCCTCCTCCCCCGCAgttcccccctcctctcccagttTAACCAGTACCACCATTCATTACCGTATATATGGTACGTAACAGGCCTCCTCCCCGCAgttcccccctcctctcccagttTAAACCAGTACCACCATTCATTACCGTATATATGGTACGTAACAGGCCTCCTCCCCGCAGTTgtcccccctcctctcccagttTAACCAGTTTAACCAGTTCATTACCGTATATATGGTACGTAACAGGCCTCCTCCCCGCAgttcccccctcctctcccagttTAACCAGTTCATTACCGTATATATGGTACGTAACAGGCCTCCTGCCCGCAgttcccccctcctctcccagttTAACCAGTACAACCATTCATTACCGTATATATGGTACGTAACAGGCCTCCTCCCCGCAGTTgtcccccctcctctcccagttTAACCAGTACCGCCATTCATTACCGTATATATGGTACGT containing:
- the LOC136000264 gene encoding uncharacterized protein LOC136000264: MGGAALRVGGAAVSRAAGVAPLRAGAPRAVGVASSLTKTRARSGAEPQSRFRRPPVPVSAGSGSGAGPAMASRVCFAVPGPGGDEAAEPPGRRQGKVTVRYDRRELRKRLHLEEWILQQLTALYDCPEEEIPELEIDVDELLDMESDGARSARVQEILVDCYKPTEAFVVGLLEKIRGLQKLNTPRRNDPPPLPPRPPLPPELRVGEGPPPPTFGVSLPPAMIINLPPTIWGFFWGPPRGFYWGGGGGILGLF
- the FKBP2 gene encoding peptidyl-prolyl cis-trans isomerase FKBP2 encodes the protein MASEVLLLLLLSGALGAEPARKVQIGVRRRMENCGERSRRGDLLHTLYTGQLEDGSQFDSSLSRDQPFVFSLGTGQVIKGWDQGLLGMCEGEKRKLVVPPELGYGERGAPPKSPVRGAVLIFEVELLKIERRPEL